The genomic window TGTAAGACAAACCCAACAAAACCACTTAATTTAAAGAAGCCTCTTTATTGGGAACCAGGAGAAGGAGCTCGACTTTTTGCTCTCTGATCTGGAGCGAGACACCTGGCCAAAGATGACGAACGAGACATTGTGGATGTTGTGCGGCTGTGTGCAGCACTGCCCTTCCTTGAGGGGAGCTCTGTGGGCAAGGAAAGGCAGGAGAGCTGCAACAGGTACTGGCAAGAAGTGGCGTTGGCGACAACACCCACGGCCTCAGAAAAGCCTTTTCCACCTCCCCTCTGACGTGAGCCGGAAGTGGTGACAGGGCAGAAGGAGCAGGGCAGTACTGAGCCCTGGGATGACGCCACCTCATTTCCCAGCCCTTCGCTCCTCCTGGTGCTTGGTGATCAGGTATTTGAAGAACTCATACACAGACCATGCAATGGCCGTGGAGGGGATCTGGTAAATGACTCTGGCCTGCACCCCTCGGAAGTAGGCGGTCACCCCGCCTACCTGGTACACCGTCCTGAAGGCACTAGCCATGCCTGTGATATGTCCACTAATATTTGAGTTCAAAGCCAAGGATTCCTGGGTGTTGAGCAGTGTTTTGCAAACGTCCAAAGGGGTAGTAAGGGCAGCAGCTACAGCTCCTGCACAAGCTCCAGAGATGACGTGGGAGCTGGGGTCGTACTGTCTGTGTGGGTTAAAGTGCTCTTGCAGGAATTCGTAGGTCATGAAGTGAATGGCTTGGAAAGGGACATTCATGGTTAACTGGGTGGTGTAGCTGCGGTAAAAGGCGCCAGCCCCTTCATTCTGCCACACTGCACGAACACAGTCTGTCACTCGATGATATGGTGAGTTGTACATCTGCATCCTCTGTTTGACCACTGGTGATGGCCAAAGAAGAAGGGAGGTGACCAACCCAGGAGTGGCGGTGTCCAGGTTCAGATTCCCAAGCCAGCAGATCAgccaatgaaagagaagaaaaacagagatggataagCTACCAATTCTGGAAAGATAGACTGAGAGTGGGGGATGAGGACAGGATAGATCCTTCACTCAGTTCTAACTGGATGTCTTACAGATACTTATAGGTCAATTAAAACATCCTTAATGTTCATGGACTTTATGTCTTAAGACTAAGCTGCCTTGCGGAGAACAATTCCTGTTCTCCCTGATATTTACCCACATCCAAAGTGGAAATGTAGGGGAAGCATGGTCCCAGAGGCAACAAAGGCTTTGCAGTGAAGGATCACTGGACCTGGGCTCAGGACCTAGCTCCATCTCTTACTAGCTTGGGTATATCATagtctctgagcttcagttttctcagctgcaaaatggggttACTACTTAACTACCTACCTCAGAgcactgttgtaaggatcaatggCAAACAGTAAGTAAAGAGCTTTGTAATAATTAAGTGCTAtataagatattattattattggcaacaataataataataaacacagACCTAACATTCCCAATCCCTTCTCCAGATACAAGAACGGCTAACTCTGAATACAGAGACTACTTCCCTCCTGGAGAAGCTGCATGAAGGAACACTGGTACCAAAAGGAAAAGAGCAGTTAGCCAGAGAACTTAACTCTGATATCAGAGCACCTCCCCCTGCCCAGGGAGAGAATGCCAGGGGAGCTATGTCTCTGTGTGGCTTCTGACCTTTCATCAGTTGCTGAGCTCTGCAGATTCCCACCACCTAGCTTTGGCCCAAGCAAGTAAGGAGCTACAGCAACACAAGGTAAACCCAAATGTGACAAAGACAAGCCCCATTTATTTATAGTTACATGGTTGCCTCTGTTCCCTACTGACCCCCTGACTGAGGGGTTAAAGCATATTCCTCTAAGAAAAGGAATCCAGACTTTATCTTTacttttcattggaaaaaaatagcaGGATACTCCTGGAGTTCCAAGGATGCTCGAACCTGGGCCTGTTCCCCACACATGTAAGTAGGCTCTACAAAGCCCAGCCCTTTTCCTATTGAAGATCCCCACCCCCTTAATGATGCAGGGAAACACATCGTGTAATGGCCCCACCAAGCAGAGAACATGAGGGAGTGGTCCCTTTGGGACCTAAGGTGCAATTAGGGTGTGGAAGACTGAGATCCCACCAGCTCTCTTCCCCTTAAGAAACCAAGGGAGTCCAGAAGAGCAGAGACCAACTCCCTATTCAGGGAGAAAGGTGGGAAAATTGTTACCTTCTGCTGGATTCATGGCCGCATCATGGAGTAATGTTGCTACACACCCTGCTGCACCTGTAAATAAGAAAATAACTGCCACATGTGAGGCCAGGAGAGGGTGAGCAGagtgctggagctggagtcaggaggacctggtttTAAACCccacctctgactcttactaACTTTGTGGCCCTGAGTAATTGACTTAACCCTTCTAgtcataaaatgaggggaataacaaaagtgctctgcaaactttaaaaagaacTATCTATACATATAACTATATGTTGCTGTGAGCTATCATTATTACTGAGGTCCTAAGATGAAGTAGGACCCACCAAACACCAATCACTGTGTCCCAAAAGTCATCCAGTGTGctgatcagaggagagaaaaatgaaatcaaggctATACCAAGGCAAGAAATCAGAAATCAACAGCCTTTAAAATTTAGATTTGGATGATCCTACCAACTTAACAAGAACATGCCAATGTATACTATGGGAAGGATACCTCTGGGCATTGCCAAAAGTCTAGAGGCCCAGAGAGAGTCAATGAATACTACCCAAAAATGTGCCAGGAAAAGACCTTTTTAAGAACTGAAGCAGCTTGTGACCCCTGCAGACAGCTACAAGAGCTGCCCGAGAGCTGGTTCCATTGTCTGAACAAGGATAGAGGGAGGTGAGTCATGCAGGGATGTGACCTTACAGGGTCACCGTGAGTTcacaaaggaaaaggactcaccTTGCAGCTTCCTGAGCATGTAGCCCCCATTTCTAGATCTCCTTCACCCCTCAAACCACAACCTCCTTAGCATATGCCACAATCAACTCTTAAACTGGGGGCACACGCTAAAGCTCCAGCCTAACCTGCCTCATCCCCTTCATGCCCCACAGTTCTTGCTTTCACACAACTTGCATGCCTCTTACTACCTTACCCGTCCTATAAACTGTTTTGACACCTGTTCCAAAAACTTGAAGACTCATCTCATTGTTCAGGACATTTAACCTCTAGTCTTTCTGTTCCTCTGAATATCTAATAGGAAGTAGCTTCTACTTCCTAGTCAcagtcaataaatatctattgaggACCTGctctgtgtgctaggcactgtgcccaTGAGACATGACAACTGCCTATCTAAGGAATGATGTGGAGATAGGTCATTCCATGAATGTCCCCCATGAGCATGACTCCATGACAAAGGAACATGGAGtgcagggaagaggaaggaatacTAGGAGTGCTGTTGAAGCCAATGGGGCATCTGGTCTAATCTTGCCCAAAGCTTCAGTTCAAAAATGTTTTGAAGCAGTTAAATGTAGAGAGCAGcaaaaagaccaaagaaaaggttgggggtggggtgggattgCAGCACAGGAAGGATCAATACCATTGGCAATATGGCTATTGCCCCCAGGATGGATTACATCACTCAAtgtcttttttaacttttcataGCAGGCAAAATACAGGGCATGGGCAGGCCCGGCACCCGTTGCAGTGATGTTCAGCCCCCGCATGGGCCTCCACAGGCCTTCGGTTCGCACAATTCTCCACAGGGCCTCCAACACATTTCGGTATCGAGCAGCTGGGTCTGGCTGTAGGCTCTGCATCCGCGTCTGAAATCACAGAAGAATGACGTTAATGATGTCAGAGAATTAGGAATCCTCCCCCAGCCCCAAAACACACAAAGGTTCCCTGAAAATAGAAGGGCCTTCCACATGACATCATGCCATGCCCATCACTACTGATCTTCAGGAGTGAAATTTGGCTCCTGTGTCCACTCTTGCACTAGCCAGTTGTAAGCCAGAGGGTGGAATACCATTACTCCCCTTGAACACAGCATGGCTCTAGATTTATAGATTCGTCCCTTAGGGGAATCTCAAAATGAACTATACACATGAGAGCAAAAAGAGACTCCCTGCAATTCAGAGAGGGAAGTTTCCTCCAGCCTCCACTGAATTAGATACTTGATATCCAAATAAACTCAAGTTATCTGAGAGCTCTTCTACAAAACGGGTTTCCAGTTCAATCTGACAAATACTTATCTAGCACCTAGTTCCTGCCCACACAttaagccataaaatgacagaatggCTAATAGTTTTCACAAGCAGCAAGATGTCTTAGATTCTCTGGGGTTGGAACCATGGGCTCAAGCTGGCAATCTGGTTTACAAGGAACTGTTCTGGCAGATATGGAAGTCCTACCTTGTTTTATAGAAGGAGAAAGGACACGTAGGACTATGGTTTACTTGGAAACCACGCTTTCCTGAAACTCTAAAAGTGGTTTACATTTACCTAGAAACCAATTCTAGACAGTAAAGTATCTCATACCATTCTCAcagagaagaagatggagaaacaTGGATTAGACCAGAATCAGATTCTGACGTGGTTGGATGGCTGGACTCAAAGATGAGTTAAGTCTCCGACAGAGTACCCAAGGGATCTGTGTGTGGTCCTGttgaacatttttatcagtgatataGGTGGCATGCTCATCACATTTTCAGATCACACAAAGCTAAAAAGGATGACTagacaaagtcaggattcaaCAGGTGGGAGTACTGGACTGGCTCCACCAAGAGGAAatatggataaatgtaaagtcttatccTTGAGGATAAAAAATCAGCTTCACCAGTACAGGTTGGAAGAGGTTTAGAGGGTAGttattctgaaaaagatctgggggttctAGTGGACTGTGAGCTTGATGAGCCAGTATTGTGATGAAGGAGACAAAAAGATGTGATCTCAGGCTGCATTAAAAGAGGCTGAGCTTCCAAGAAGAGGGAGGTGATGGCCCCACTGTACTCTAGGCCTTTATCAGCCAGGGTATTAATTTAGTTCTAGTTACCACAGCTGAAGAACATTTATAAGATGGAGACACTCCAGAGAAGGGCATCCCATGTTGGCAAAGTGCCTCAGGTCCATGTCACCTGAAGATCAGTTGCAGGAACTGGGCATATTTGGCCTAAAAAAGCCTCAGAGAGGCCATGACAACTGTCTTCAATCATCTGAAGAGGTGTTGTGTGGGGGAGGGATTCCACTTAATCTGCCTGGTCCCAGAAGACAGAATCAGGAGCAATGGGGAAAAGTTGCCTAAAAGGCATCCTGGAGCTGGATCTCAGGAGGGGCTATGGTCTCTTTTCTTGAATTCTTTCAAGTAGAGGCTGACTGAGCCTCTGTTG from Notamacropus eugenii isolate mMacEug1 chromosome 1, mMacEug1.pri_v2, whole genome shotgun sequence includes these protein-coding regions:
- the SLC25A28 gene encoding mitoferrin-2 isoform X1 produces the protein MELEGRGAGGVAGGPTTGPGRSPGESALLDGWLQRGVGRGAGGGEAGACRPPVRQEPEPDPDYEALPAGATVTTHMVAGAVAGILEHCVMYPVDCVKTRMQSLQPDPAARYRNVLEALWRIVRTEGLWRPMRGLNITATGAGPAHALYFACYEKLKKTLSDVIHPGGNSHIANGAAGCVATLLHDAAMNPAEVVKQRMQMYNSPYHRVTDCVRAVWQNEGAGAFYRSYTTQLTMNVPFQAIHFMTYEFLQEHFNPHRQYDPSSHVISGACAGAVAAALTTPLDVCKTLLNTQESLALNSNISGHITGMASAFRTVYQVGGVTAYFRGVQARVIYQIPSTAIAWSVYEFFKYLITKHQEERRAGK
- the SLC25A28 gene encoding mitoferrin-2 isoform X3, with product MKERRTRMQSLQPDPAARYRNVLEALWRIVRTEGLWRPMRGLNITATGAGPAHALYFACYEKLKKTLSDVIHPGGNSHIANGAAGCVATLLHDAAMNPAEVVKQRMQMYNSPYHRVTDCVRAVWQNEGAGAFYRSYTTQLTMNVPFQAIHFMTYEFLQEHFNPHRQYDPSSHVISGACAGAVAAALTTPLDVCKTLLNTQESLALNSNISGHITGMASAFRTVYQVGGVTAYFRGVQARVIYQIPSTAIAWSVYEFFKYLITKHQEERRAGK
- the SLC25A28 gene encoding mitoferrin-2 isoform X4; amino-acid sequence: MTRMQSLQPDPAARYRNVLEALWRIVRTEGLWRPMRGLNITATGAGPAHALYFACYEKLKKTLSDVIHPGGNSHIANGAAGCVATLLHDAAMNPAEVVKQRMQMYNSPYHRVTDCVRAVWQNEGAGAFYRSYTTQLTMNVPFQAIHFMTYEFLQEHFNPHRQYDPSSHVISGACAGAVAAALTTPLDVCKTLLNTQESLALNSNISGHITGMASAFRTVYQVGGVTAYFRGVQARVIYQIPSTAIAWSVYEFFKYLITKHQEERRAGK
- the SLC25A28 gene encoding mitoferrin-2 isoform X2, whose amino-acid sequence is MEKEGRRGSQKRTRMQSLQPDPAARYRNVLEALWRIVRTEGLWRPMRGLNITATGAGPAHALYFACYEKLKKTLSDVIHPGGNSHIANGAAGCVATLLHDAAMNPAEVVKQRMQMYNSPYHRVTDCVRAVWQNEGAGAFYRSYTTQLTMNVPFQAIHFMTYEFLQEHFNPHRQYDPSSHVISGACAGAVAAALTTPLDVCKTLLNTQESLALNSNISGHITGMASAFRTVYQVGGVTAYFRGVQARVIYQIPSTAIAWSVYEFFKYLITKHQEERRAGK